In Oxyura jamaicensis isolate SHBP4307 breed ruddy duck chromosome 20 unlocalized genomic scaffold, BPBGC_Ojam_1.0 oxy20_random_OJ106589, whole genome shotgun sequence, a genomic segment contains:
- the LOC118158149 gene encoding intraflagellar transport protein 52 homolog: MEKGPRNAIVFNASKGEAFTLTGSYKAWRKRLRGNWRILSLKDEITSEKLFGVKLWITAGPREKFSAAEFLVLKKFLEDGGAILVMLREGGESRSGTNINFLLEEYGIIFNNDAVVRNVYYKYHHPKEALISDGVLNRGISEAARKTALETTDEDGSGHDLQALTFVYPFGATLNVMKPAVAVLSTGSVCFPLNRPILAFYQHESQGGKMAALGSCHMFSDQYLDKEENGKIMDVLFQWLTTSDIHLNHMDMEDPEISDYTVLPDTAALSEQLRVCLQEGDENPRDFTKLFDTSLYQLDTTALPAVIKAYEQLNVKHEPLQLIQPQFETPLPVLQPAVFPPAFRELPPPPLELFDLDETFSSEKARLAEITNKCTDDDLEFYIRKCGDILGVTSKLPKEKQDAKNILEHIFFQVVEFKKLNQEHDTDTSEAGFQNGS; the protein is encoded by the exons ATGGAGAAGGGCCCGCGGAACGCCATCGTCTTCAACGCGTCCAAGGGGGAGGCTTTCACTCTCACCGGCAGCTACAAGGCCTGGCGCAAAAGGCTGCGGGGGAACTGGAGGATCCTGAG CTTAAAAGATGAGATCACATCTGAGAAACTGTTCGGGGTAAAACTGTGGATAACGGCTGGCCCACGAGAAAAGTTCAGTGCTGCTGAG TTTTTGGTTCTGAAGAAATTCCTGGAGGATGGTGGAGCCATCCTGGTGATGCTAAGAGAAGGTGGAGAGTCCCGATCTGGCACAAATATTAACTTTTTGTTAGAAGAATATGGAATCATTTTCAATAATG atgCTGTTGTACGAAATGTTTATTACAAGTACCACCACCCAAAAGAAGCACTTATCTCTGATGGAGTTTTGAATAG GGGAATCAGTGaagctgcaagaaaaacagcacttgAGACAACAGATGAAGATGGAAGCGGACACGACTTACA AGCTCTCACTTTTGTGTATCCGTTTGGTGCCACGTTGAATGTGATGAAACCAGCGGTGGCTGTTCTGTCAACAGGATCTGTCTGCTTCCCGCTCAACAGGCCTATTCTTGCTTTCTATCAGCATGAG AGTCAAGGTGGAAAGATGGCAGCATTGGGATCTTGCCACATGTTCAGTGATCAGTATttagataaagaagaaaacGGTAAGATCATg GATGTGCTTTTCCAATGGCTCACGACATCAGATATCCATTTAAACCACATGGATATGGAGGACCCTGAG ATTTCAGACTATACTGTGCTCCCAGATACAGCTGCATTGTCTGAACAACTGCGAGTCTGTCTGCAAGAAGGAGATGAGAACCCAAGAGACTTCACAAAGCTGTTTGATACATCCCTTTATCAGCTGGATACAACTGCCCTCCCTGCAGTTATCAA agcttaTGAACAGCTGAATGTGAAGCATGAACCTCTCCAACTTATTCAACCTCAATTTGAGACTCCACTACCTGTCCTCCAGCCAGCT GTTTTTCCACCTGCTTTCAGAGAGTTGCCTCCTCCCCCTCTGGAGCTGTTTGACTTGGATGAAACCTTTTCATCTGAGAAAGCTCGTCTTGCAGAGATTACAAACAAAT GTACTGATGATGACCTGGAGTTTTATATACGAAAATGTGGCGATATCCTAGGAGTAACAAGTAAACTCCCAAAGGAGAAGCAAGATGCCAAAAATATATTGGAGcacattttcttccaagtgGTTGAGTTTAAGAAACTGAATcag GAACATGATACTGACACAAGTGAAGCTGGATTCCAGAATGGGAGCTGA
- the LOC118158150 gene encoding serine/threonine-protein kinase Sgk2-like isoform X6 produces the protein MDRSRSPDTSAQPPTPTDNINLGPSANPNAKPTDFDFLKVIGKGSFGKVLLAKRKCDGTFYAVKVLHKKTILKKKEQNHIMAERNVLLKNVEHPFLVGLHYSFQTSEKLYFVLDYVNGGELFFHLQRERCFREPRARFYAAEVASAIGYLHSLNIIYRDLKPENILLDCQGHIVLTDFGLCKEGMEQEETTSTFCGTPEYLAPEVLKKQPYDRTVDWWCLGAVLYEMLFGLPPFYSRDVSQMYDNILHKPLQIQGSKTVAACDILQGLLHKDQKRRLGAKTDFLEIKNHVFFSPINWDDLYNKRITPPFNPNVAGPADLRHFDPEFTQEAISASITHTPDLAASSSSASDAFLGFSYAPTEEDF, from the exons CCTCCAACGCCAACTGACAACATCAACCTCGGACCTTCTGCTAACCCAAA TGCCAAGCCAACAGACTTTGACTTCCTGAAGGTTATTGGCAAAGGAAGCTTTGGAAAG GTTCTCCTGGCCAAACGCAAGTGTGATGGGACTTTTTATGCTGTCAAAGTCTTGCATAAGAAAACtatcctgaagaaaaaggag CAAAACCACATCATGGCAGAACGCAATGTGCTCCTGAAAAATGTCGAGCACCCCTTCCTTGTGGGACTCCATTACTCCTTCCAGACCTCGGAGAAGCTTTACTTTGTCCTTGACTATGTAAACGGGGGAGAG ctcttcTTCCACTTGCAAAGAGAGCGCTGCTTCCGTGAACCCCGGGCACGATTCTATGCCGCGGAAGTTGCCAGTGCAATTGGGTACCTGCATTCCTTAAACATCATCTACAG GGATTTAAAACCTGAGAACATCCTTCTGGATTGCCAG GGCCATATAGTATTGACAGACTTCGGACTCTGCAAAGAAGGAATGGAGCAAGAGGAGACTACTTCCACATTTTGTGGCACTCCTGAG TACTTAGCTCCCGAGGTGTTAAAGAAGCAGCCGTATGACAGGACAGTAGACTGGTGGTGCCTGGGAGCTGTCCTCTATGAGATGCTCTTTGGACTG CCGCCTTTTTATAGTCGGGATGTGTCTCAGATGTATGACAACATTCTGCACAAGCCACTCCAGATCCAAGGAAGCAAGACTGTGGCAGCTTGTGACATCCTCCAGGGACTTCTCCATAAGGAccagaagaggaggctgggtGCCAAAACAGACTTT CTTGAGATAAAGAACCATGTATTCTTCAGCCCAATAAACTGGGATGACTTGTACAACAAGAGGATTACCCCTCCATTCAACCCCAATGTG GCTGGTCCAGCTGATCTGCGACACTTCGATCCAGAGTTCACCCAAGAAGCGATCTCTGCCTCCATCACCCACACGCCTGACttagcagccagcagctccagtgcCTCAGATGCTTTTTTAGGATTTTCTTATGCACCAACTGAAGAGGACTTCTAA
- the LOC118158152 gene encoding uncharacterized protein LOC118158152 — protein MLSTKRRSTSILTVKEILENGFVAAAPGLTHSSPVCSYYTDSGSVSRPSTWELLVDLESVTKGSSLCVLKQPEVLGSCVKAELQSLTQGSSDISLVCFCKTPYGHAASDLSGLPSQAGCLMDVASRNTSTPCKKEKHPKLLESLLSKSTEHLSDLPTPGKPPGPRWEISEIKAPLDASLSLDTSTEELRLLGCSKPDTPSLETSVIIPLTWPGTFRRHPALPHGSATHEAQLSDLEPVSAFAHQALCCCCPCCQGSRPETLP, from the coding sequence ATGCTGTCCACCAAGAGGCGCAGCACCAGCATCCTGACCGTAAAGGAAATCCTGGAAAATGGGTTTGTGGCGGCAGCCCCTGGGCTTACCCACTCTTCTCCCGTCTGCAGTTACTACACGGACTCCGGTAGTGTCTCGAGACCAAGCACCTGGGAGCTTCTGGTGGACTTAGAGAGCGTGACAAAAGGCAGCTCTCTGTGCGTCCTGAAGCAGCCAgaggtgctgggcagctgcGTGAAGGCCGAGCTGCAGAGCCTGACCCAGGGCAGCTCCGACATCAGCCTCGTCTGCTTCTGCAAGACTCCCTATGGCCACGCTGCCTCTGACCTCTCTGGGCTGCCCAGCCAAGCCGGCTGCCTGATGGATGTGGCATCACGCAACACTTCCACACcatgcaagaaagaaaagcacccCAAGCTGCTGGAGAGCCTGCTTTCGAAGAGCACTGAGCACCTGAGTGACTTGCCAACCCCTGGGAAGCCTCCAGGACCCCGATGGGAgatctcagaaataaaagcccCCCTGGATGCCAGCCTGTCCCTTGACACAAGCACCGAGGAGCTGAGGTTACTGGGGTGCTCCAAGCCGGACACACCATCCCTGGAGACCTCTGTCATCATTCCTCTGACCTGGCCCGGCACCTTCAGGaggcaccctgctctgccccacggGTCTGCCACCCACGAGGCCCAGCTGAGCGATCTCGAGCCTGTCTCTGCGTTTGCGCACcaagccctgtgctgctgctgcccctgctgccagggctccAGACCTGAGACGCTGCCATGA
- the LOC118158151 gene encoding myb-related protein B isoform X2 — translation MARRSRGEDQDELHCQDTDSDVPEQRDGRCKVKWTQEEDEQLKMLVRHYGQNDWKFLASHFPNRSDQQCQYRWLRVLNPDLVKGPWTKEEDQKVIELVKKYGTKQWTLIAKHLKGRLGKQCRERWHNHLNPEVKKSSWTEEEDRIIFEAHKVLGNRWAEIAKLLPGRTDNAVKNHWNSTIKRKVDTGGFLNETKESKPLYLLVEVDDKESQSGSRAGSQSVLPNWPVDVSEIKEEDVSDEEVTGLQELPSELPAADLAEHNGEGTPDDMVPEEDPACVPSPYKWVVEATNYLCPTSVPAFSEALDMIESDPDGWCDLTQFDLPEEPSAGSSSSSNSPVRQTPSKPTPSLPNVTEYRLDGHTISDLSKSSKGELIPISPHAEVSFGTPPSVLKRQKKRKISLSPVTENAPSTSLSFLDSCNSMTPKSTPVKTLPFSPSQFLNFWTKQDTLELENPSLTSTPVCSQKVIVTTPLHRDKTPLLQKNSAFVTPDQKYVVDNTPHTPTPFKNALEKYGPIRPLPQTPHLEEDLKEVLRSEAGIELIIEDDVKPEKQKRKQGLRRSPIKKVRKSLALDIVDEDMTQNVPALPKNICFKRTQPVNFLSRSLNLSSSGRKNDCGLLNRAFVQVQSEKMSYRKMPSHFRPPAPMTRAWKAVACGGTRDQLFMQEKARQFLGMLKQSHTSRTLILS, via the exons ATGGCGCGTCGCAGCCGCGG CGAGGACCAAGATGAGCTGCACTGCCAGGACACCGACTCGGACGTGCCGGAGCAGCGGGACGGCAGGTGCAAAGTCAAGTGGACGCAAGAGGAG GATGAGCAGCTGAAGATGTTAGTAAGACATTATGGGCAGAATGACTGGAAGTTCCTGGCCAGTCACTTTCCT AACCGCAGCGACCAGCAGTGCCAGTACCGGTGGCTGAGGGTGTTGAATCCAGACTTGGTTAAGGGCCCTTGGACCAAAGAGGAGGACCAAAAG GTAATTGAACTGGTTAAAAAATATGGCACCAAACAGTGGACTCTGATAGCCAAGCACCTGAAAGGGCGGTTAGGGAAGCAGTGCCGGGAACGCTGGCACAACCACCTGAACCCTGAGGTGAAGAAGTCCTCATggacagaggaggaggatcGCATCATCTTTGAGGCCCACAAGGTCCTGGGGAATCGCTGGGCTGAGATTGccaagctgctgcctgggag GACCGACAATGCTGTGAAGAATCACTGGAACTCTACCATCAAGCGGAAGGTGGACACGGGAGGCTTCCTCAACGAAACGAAGGAGTCCAAGCCTCTGTACTTGCTTGTAGAGGTGGACGACAAGGAGAGCCAAAGCGGATCGAGAGCTGGGAGCCAG AGCGTCCTGCCGAACTGGCCTGTCGATgtctctgaaataaaagaagaggACGTCAGTGACGAGGAGGTGACGGGCTTGCAAGAGCTGCCCTCAGAGCTGCCGGCTGCTGACCTGGCAGAGCACAACGGCGAGGGGACCCCAGATGACATGGTGCCTGAGGAGGACCCGGCATGTGTCCCGTCACCGTACAAGTGGGTTGTCGAAGCTACCAACTACCTGTGCCCGACATCTGTGCCAGCTTTCAGTGAAGCTCTGGACATGATTGAATCT GACCCAGACGGGTGGTGTGACCTGACCCAGTTTGACCTGCCCGAGGAGCCCTccgctggcagcagcagcagcagcaacagcccAGTGAGGCAGACGCCCAGCAAGCCGACGCCGTCCCTGCCCAACGTGACCGAGTACCGCCTGGACGGCCACACCATCTCTGACCTGAGCAAGAGCAGCAAGGGGGAGCTCATCCCCATCTCCCCGCATGCAGAGGTGAGCTTTGGCACGCCGCCCTCTGTGCTGAAGAggcagaagaagaggaagatctCCCTCTCCCCCGTCACGGAGAacgcccccagcaccagcctctCCTTCCTCGACTCCTGCAACAGCATGACGCCCAAGAGCACCCCTGTCAAGACGCTGCCCTTCTCTCCATCTCAG TTCCTAAATTTTTGGACCAAACAGGATACACTAGAACTGGAGAACCCATCTCTGACCTCCACGCCTGTGTGCAGTCAGAAGGTGATTGTCACCACCCCGCTGCACAGGGACAAGACCCCTCTGCTCCAGAAAAACTCAGC GTTTGTCACACCAGATCAGAAGTATGTGGTGGACAACACTCCGCACACCCCCACGCCTTTCAAAAACGCCCTGGAGAAATACGGACCAATAAGGCCTCTG CCCCAGACTCCTCACCTGGAAGAAGACTTGAAAGAAGTTCTCCGAAGTGAGGCTGGCATTGAACTTATCATAGAGGACGACGTGAAGCCcgagaaacaaaagagaaaacaaggg CTGCGCAGGAGTCCCATCAAGAAGGTCCGGAAGTCGCTGGCCCTGGATATTGTGGATGAAGATATGACACAGAACGTGCCTGCCCTCCCCAAGAATATCTGTTTCAAAAGAACCCAG CCTGTGAATTTCCTGTCGAGGTCCCTGAACCTTTCCTCCTCGGGCAGGAAGAATGACTGCGGCTTGCTCAACAGAGCCTTCGTGCAAGTGCAGTCAGAGAAAATGTCCTACAGGAAAATGCCAAGCCATTTCAGACCACCGGCACCG ATGACCAGAGCTTGGAAAGCGGTGGCCTGCGGTGGAACTCGAGACCAACTCTTCATGCAGGAGAAAGCACGCCAATTTCTGGGCATGTTGAAACAAAGTCACACATCAAGGACCTTAATCTTATCATGA
- the LOC118158151 gene encoding myb-related protein B isoform X1 — protein sequence MDGRPDPPAAGGTGPPPARPGSLGGVPEDQDELHCQDTDSDVPEQRDGRCKVKWTQEEDEQLKMLVRHYGQNDWKFLASHFPNRSDQQCQYRWLRVLNPDLVKGPWTKEEDQKVIELVKKYGTKQWTLIAKHLKGRLGKQCRERWHNHLNPEVKKSSWTEEEDRIIFEAHKVLGNRWAEIAKLLPGRTDNAVKNHWNSTIKRKVDTGGFLNETKESKPLYLLVEVDDKESQSGSRAGSQSVLPNWPVDVSEIKEEDVSDEEVTGLQELPSELPAADLAEHNGEGTPDDMVPEEDPACVPSPYKWVVEATNYLCPTSVPAFSEALDMIESDPDGWCDLTQFDLPEEPSAGSSSSSNSPVRQTPSKPTPSLPNVTEYRLDGHTISDLSKSSKGELIPISPHAEVSFGTPPSVLKRQKKRKISLSPVTENAPSTSLSFLDSCNSMTPKSTPVKTLPFSPSQFLNFWTKQDTLELENPSLTSTPVCSQKVIVTTPLHRDKTPLLQKNSAFVTPDQKYVVDNTPHTPTPFKNALEKYGPIRPLPQTPHLEEDLKEVLRSEAGIELIIEDDVKPEKQKRKQGLRRSPIKKVRKSLALDIVDEDMTQNVPALPKNICFKRTQPVNFLSRSLNLSSSGRKNDCGLLNRAFVQVQSEKMSYRKMPSHFRPPAPMTRAWKAVACGGTRDQLFMQEKARQFLGMLKQSHTSRTLILS from the exons ATGGACGGGCGGCCGGACCCGCCGGCGGCCGGAGGGACGGGACCCCCTCCTGCCCGCCCGGGGTCTCTCGGCGGCGTGCC CGAGGACCAAGATGAGCTGCACTGCCAGGACACCGACTCGGACGTGCCGGAGCAGCGGGACGGCAGGTGCAAAGTCAAGTGGACGCAAGAGGAG GATGAGCAGCTGAAGATGTTAGTAAGACATTATGGGCAGAATGACTGGAAGTTCCTGGCCAGTCACTTTCCT AACCGCAGCGACCAGCAGTGCCAGTACCGGTGGCTGAGGGTGTTGAATCCAGACTTGGTTAAGGGCCCTTGGACCAAAGAGGAGGACCAAAAG GTAATTGAACTGGTTAAAAAATATGGCACCAAACAGTGGACTCTGATAGCCAAGCACCTGAAAGGGCGGTTAGGGAAGCAGTGCCGGGAACGCTGGCACAACCACCTGAACCCTGAGGTGAAGAAGTCCTCATggacagaggaggaggatcGCATCATCTTTGAGGCCCACAAGGTCCTGGGGAATCGCTGGGCTGAGATTGccaagctgctgcctgggag GACCGACAATGCTGTGAAGAATCACTGGAACTCTACCATCAAGCGGAAGGTGGACACGGGAGGCTTCCTCAACGAAACGAAGGAGTCCAAGCCTCTGTACTTGCTTGTAGAGGTGGACGACAAGGAGAGCCAAAGCGGATCGAGAGCTGGGAGCCAG AGCGTCCTGCCGAACTGGCCTGTCGATgtctctgaaataaaagaagaggACGTCAGTGACGAGGAGGTGACGGGCTTGCAAGAGCTGCCCTCAGAGCTGCCGGCTGCTGACCTGGCAGAGCACAACGGCGAGGGGACCCCAGATGACATGGTGCCTGAGGAGGACCCGGCATGTGTCCCGTCACCGTACAAGTGGGTTGTCGAAGCTACCAACTACCTGTGCCCGACATCTGTGCCAGCTTTCAGTGAAGCTCTGGACATGATTGAATCT GACCCAGACGGGTGGTGTGACCTGACCCAGTTTGACCTGCCCGAGGAGCCCTccgctggcagcagcagcagcagcaacagcccAGTGAGGCAGACGCCCAGCAAGCCGACGCCGTCCCTGCCCAACGTGACCGAGTACCGCCTGGACGGCCACACCATCTCTGACCTGAGCAAGAGCAGCAAGGGGGAGCTCATCCCCATCTCCCCGCATGCAGAGGTGAGCTTTGGCACGCCGCCCTCTGTGCTGAAGAggcagaagaagaggaagatctCCCTCTCCCCCGTCACGGAGAacgcccccagcaccagcctctCCTTCCTCGACTCCTGCAACAGCATGACGCCCAAGAGCACCCCTGTCAAGACGCTGCCCTTCTCTCCATCTCAG TTCCTAAATTTTTGGACCAAACAGGATACACTAGAACTGGAGAACCCATCTCTGACCTCCACGCCTGTGTGCAGTCAGAAGGTGATTGTCACCACCCCGCTGCACAGGGACAAGACCCCTCTGCTCCAGAAAAACTCAGC GTTTGTCACACCAGATCAGAAGTATGTGGTGGACAACACTCCGCACACCCCCACGCCTTTCAAAAACGCCCTGGAGAAATACGGACCAATAAGGCCTCTG CCCCAGACTCCTCACCTGGAAGAAGACTTGAAAGAAGTTCTCCGAAGTGAGGCTGGCATTGAACTTATCATAGAGGACGACGTGAAGCCcgagaaacaaaagagaaaacaaggg CTGCGCAGGAGTCCCATCAAGAAGGTCCGGAAGTCGCTGGCCCTGGATATTGTGGATGAAGATATGACACAGAACGTGCCTGCCCTCCCCAAGAATATCTGTTTCAAAAGAACCCAG CCTGTGAATTTCCTGTCGAGGTCCCTGAACCTTTCCTCCTCGGGCAGGAAGAATGACTGCGGCTTGCTCAACAGAGCCTTCGTGCAAGTGCAGTCAGAGAAAATGTCCTACAGGAAAATGCCAAGCCATTTCAGACCACCGGCACCG ATGACCAGAGCTTGGAAAGCGGTGGCCTGCGGTGGAACTCGAGACCAACTCTTCATGCAGGAGAAAGCACGCCAATTTCTGGGCATGTTGAAACAAAGTCACACATCAAGGACCTTAATCTTATCATGA
- the LOC118158150 gene encoding serine/threonine-protein kinase Sgk2-like isoform X5: MAVDLCVGVVRGIARSAERVAFLMDRSRSPDTSAQPPTPTDNINLGPSANPNAKPTDFDFLKVIGKGSFGKVLLAKRKCDGTFYAVKVLHKKTILKKKEQNHIMAERNVLLKNVEHPFLVGLHYSFQTSEKLYFVLDYVNGGELFFHLQRERCFREPRARFYAAEVASAIGYLHSLNIIYRDLKPENILLDCQGHIVLTDFGLCKEGMEQEETTSTFCGTPEYLAPEVLKKQPYDRTVDWWCLGAVLYEMLFGLPPFYSRDVSQMYDNILHKPLQIQGSKTVAACDILQGLLHKDQKRRLGAKTDFLEIKNHVFFSPINWDDLYNKRITPPFNPNVAGPADLRHFDPEFTQEAISASITHTPDLAASSSSASDAFLGFSYAPTEEDF, encoded by the exons CCTCCAACGCCAACTGACAACATCAACCTCGGACCTTCTGCTAACCCAAA TGCCAAGCCAACAGACTTTGACTTCCTGAAGGTTATTGGCAAAGGAAGCTTTGGAAAG GTTCTCCTGGCCAAACGCAAGTGTGATGGGACTTTTTATGCTGTCAAAGTCTTGCATAAGAAAACtatcctgaagaaaaaggag CAAAACCACATCATGGCAGAACGCAATGTGCTCCTGAAAAATGTCGAGCACCCCTTCCTTGTGGGACTCCATTACTCCTTCCAGACCTCGGAGAAGCTTTACTTTGTCCTTGACTATGTAAACGGGGGAGAG ctcttcTTCCACTTGCAAAGAGAGCGCTGCTTCCGTGAACCCCGGGCACGATTCTATGCCGCGGAAGTTGCCAGTGCAATTGGGTACCTGCATTCCTTAAACATCATCTACAG GGATTTAAAACCTGAGAACATCCTTCTGGATTGCCAG GGCCATATAGTATTGACAGACTTCGGACTCTGCAAAGAAGGAATGGAGCAAGAGGAGACTACTTCCACATTTTGTGGCACTCCTGAG TACTTAGCTCCCGAGGTGTTAAAGAAGCAGCCGTATGACAGGACAGTAGACTGGTGGTGCCTGGGAGCTGTCCTCTATGAGATGCTCTTTGGACTG CCGCCTTTTTATAGTCGGGATGTGTCTCAGATGTATGACAACATTCTGCACAAGCCACTCCAGATCCAAGGAAGCAAGACTGTGGCAGCTTGTGACATCCTCCAGGGACTTCTCCATAAGGAccagaagaggaggctgggtGCCAAAACAGACTTT CTTGAGATAAAGAACCATGTATTCTTCAGCCCAATAAACTGGGATGACTTGTACAACAAGAGGATTACCCCTCCATTCAACCCCAATGTG GCTGGTCCAGCTGATCTGCGACACTTCGATCCAGAGTTCACCCAAGAAGCGATCTCTGCCTCCATCACCCACACGCCTGACttagcagccagcagctccagtgcCTCAGATGCTTTTTTAGGATTTTCTTATGCACCAACTGAAGAGGACTTCTAA